One region of Oryza sativa Japonica Group chromosome 5, ASM3414082v1 genomic DNA includes:
- the LOC107277491 gene encoding uncharacterized protein encodes MADQEDQDDGGKGAPASIEEQQYMDFPPSSLHSYVPEQPEISLDAESMKMLTSLPLYGEPLCTNESIIAHVKSVKGILESLLRRNDWLKVDEYLTKIVSENYLNSYSAISGVPMSEINQAHPELALLARRQHVYDLLVEGKYDEASDYYNANVAILEKCRSKRVRTASSDLKVLISNRTAAVNNDVDTGMAIKDYIYLYYPIFRPDIRKRNFGRKPHELWEFAWRKSTVSGFRCFACHKVFKHKKLTMIESHLKGDRTDDITACPAVTENVLSRLQLALDTGAAGRLSRKIERGRMSRDTQSTGDEHPSPDGEEDGRGDGCTDSAGPSNAVPAC; translated from the exons ATGGCGGACCAGGAGGATCAGGATGATGGCGGAAAAGG GGCACCAGCCAGCATTGAGGAACAACAATATATGGAttttcctccctcttctctacATTCTTATGTTCCAGAACAACCTGAAATAAGTCTGGATGCTGAATCCAT GAAAATGCTGACCTCTCTTCCACTCTATGGAGAACCACTATGCACTAATGAGAG TATCATTGCCCACGTTAAGTCTGTTAAGGGAATACTTGAATCACTCCTTCGGAGAAATGACTGGCTCAAGGTTGATGAGTACCTGACAAAGATTGTTTCTGAAAATTATTTGAACTCATACTCTGCCATTTCTGGTGTACCAATGAGTGAAATTAATCAAGCACACCCCGAGCTTGCTTTACTGGCAAGGCGGCAACATGTTTATGATCTGCTTGTGGAAGGGAAGTATGATGAGGCCAGTGACTATTACAATGCGAATGTCGCTATTCTGGAGAAGTGTAGGAGCAAAAGAGTGCGCACTGCATCATCAGATCTCAAAGTTCTTATCAGCAATCGAACTGCAGCAGT GAATAATGATGTTGATACTGGCATGGCTATCAAGGACTACATCTACCTTTACTATCCCATTTTCAG GCCTGATATTCGGAAGAGAAACTTTGGGAGAAAACCCCACGAACTGTGGGAGTTTGCTTGGCGCAAGAGTACAGTTTCAGGCTTCAGATGTTTTGCATGCCATAAGGTCTTTAAGCATAAGAAACTCACCATGATTGAGTCACACTTGAAGGGGGATAGAACAGATGATATCACTGCTTGTCCAGCTGTAACGGAGAATGTCCTCTCCCGCCTCCAGCTCGCCCTGGATACTGGAGCAGCAGGCAGGCTCTCCCGTAAGATAGAAAGAGGAAGGATGAGCCGCGACACTCAAAGTACTGGAGATGAGCATCCCTCTCCAGATGGAGAAGAAGATGGTAGAGGAGACGGATGCACAGACTCTGCTGGCCCTTCAAATGCTGTACCAGCCTGCTAG